The Pristis pectinata isolate sPriPec2 chromosome 16, sPriPec2.1.pri, whole genome shotgun sequence region CACCCCAACAGTGTAGCATTCCCTCAATGTTGTACAGAAGTGTTGGCATGGAGCAGAGGTTCACTGGGTGTGATTGTTAACCTTAAGGAGCTTGAGATAGTTTTGTCTTTTGAAGTAAGCTGAtaaattctgttatcattttggtGCCTAATAATTTGCATCAAAGTTCTTGATATCGTTTGTGACAATCTATTTAATAACTGCACGTTAAGTACTGAATTCTTAATAGATTGCACTAATTCTCAAGGAACCATACAGACACCACTTTAGTGAATTAGAGATGGACACTCAGTGCcagccttgggtgctgtctgtatggagtttgcaccttctcccagtggccacgtgggtttcctctgggtgctccagtttcctcccacaacccaaaaatgtgcgggttggtatattaactgaccactgtaaattgcccctagtgtgtagctgaatgGGAGAATCCATGGGGAATTGATAGGGAGaatataaaaatgggattagtgcaggattgcatgttcttgatggtctgcatggactccgtgggctgaagggcctgcttctgtgctgtgtctctctatgactctaagataatGACTGGCTCATGTGCCTTAGTGATTTGGGATGAGAGGAAAGTATTGGCAAGGACAGATATCCACAACAGAAGATTTTTCTTCACAAAAACTTatagcagcatcagaggcacatagttTCAGACAACACATGAAACACAAATTATACCTGACAGCAACGAAGAAGAACAATGTGCAAAAGAAGACATAAATGCAAAAataaccacaatcagagacaagtccgtgtTAGTGTgaaaggtggtccgtagtgttccgttgctgagggagggttagggttgtacaggtcagttcaagaacctgatggttgtaggaaagtggctgttcctgaacctggtggtgtgggacttcaggcttctgtacctcctgcccgatggtggacATTAAACTAAAATCACCTTCTCCGGAAAACTTGGATGGATTTGATCTCCATTGTAGTTGACTCTGGACTTCTAGCCCAGTAAGATAGCTTCTAGATCGCCATTTGGTAATGTAACATATTTCGTGACGGTGGATGGGGGATAAACATTGACGAGAAACGGTGGGGGTGATACCCTGTTCTTCAAACCATGAGAACTTGGTCTATTTGAAAGGCAAAAGTTCCAACATGCATCACTCTGTATCATTATCTCATTTCAactaagcctgaaagcacgtaccaccaggctcaaggacagtttctatcccgatataagactattgaacggtcccctagtacaataacatggactcttgacctcacaatctacctcgttataaccttgcaccttattgtctgcctgcactgcactttgtaacggtaacactttattctgcattctgttattgttttcctttgtactacctcgatgcactgtataatgaattgaactgtacgaacagtatgcaagacaagattttcactgtacctcagtatgtgacaataattaaccaattccaattcattaactcaattattaattcctttttgagCATCAActgatttcctttctctttcaccaGATGATCGCCACCCCTTTGTGAGGAAGCAGAAGTATATCTTCAACATCAGTGCGATGGAGAAGGAAGGTTTGCTGGGTGCAGAGCTGCGGATCCTGAGAACGAGACCTGTGGATAGGAGGAGAGTGCGGACTCCAGGGAATGTGTATACCCTCCGATTATCCAAGTGCCCTACAGACAGACAGAAGCCGATTGTTGTCGACTCTCGATCCGTCGACCCTTTGGACACACCGAAGTGGGAAGTCTTTAACATTTGGAAGCTCTTCCGAATGTCCAGGAAGGAGCAGCCATTGACGCAGCTCTGCTTTGAGCTGGAAGCCTTGGATAGAGGCAGGACAGTGGATTTGAGAAGCTTGGGCTTCAGCAGGGTGGAGCGACAGACCAAAGAGAAAGCCCTTCTACTCGTGTCTGGTAGGACCAAAAAACGGGACTTGTTCTTCAATGAGGTCAAAGCCAGGTCTGGGCAGGATGACAAGACAGTTTACGAATTCCTGTTCAatcagaggaggaagaggagagccCCTCACACATCCCGCCAGACAAAGGGCAAGAAAGCCAAGCCACGGTGCACACGGAGACCTCTCCACGTGAACTTTAAGGAGATGGGTTGGGATGATTGGATCATTGCACCGTTAGACTATGAAGCATATCACTGTGAGGGGGTTTGTGACTTCCCCCTCCGATCTCACTTAGAACCCACAAACCATGCCATAATCCAGACGCTCATGAACTCCATGGACCCAGAATCCACTCCGCCAAGTTGCTGTGTTCCAACAAAACTAAGCCCCATTAGTATTTTGTACATAGACTCTGCCAATAATGTGGTCTATAAACAGTACGAAGATATGGTGGTAGAGTCCTGTGGCTGCAGGTAGCATTGGTCTGAGTTGCCAGGCAACCAGTAATAAAGTGCGCGCTGGGACTTGTACCATATTGAGTATAGCAGGTATGGTTGGTTTCCCGGTAATGCCATTTGCCATCAAGACACCACAAGCTATCGGTAGTGAGTCGGAAATGAACGTTCCATGGTGGTAAAACTGATGCTGAGGCTAAAAGAGCATCAGCATGGCTCCAAATTAACCAACTGACCACAACGGCCCCAACGTGATTCCCTCTGTATGGCCCATCTCTTCCCAGAGGAATCTGGTGCCAGTATATGAAGGCTGATAGAGTGGGACACAGCTGGTGCAATACAGCCACCACTCACTGCCTACCTAACTCAGACAGGCAGGAGAGTGTGCTGGGGGTCAATCCATGCTGGAAGGagtggggtgggaatgggggcaGTTGTTGTTGGGGATGGAAGGGAGGTTAATCTGAGGGACAACTCCAGGAAGATTCTTTACATTAACCCCTATGAAAATGTGGCCGATGTTACAGCCAATTCATCACCTTTGAAGCAATCTCATTATAACAGTCCGCTGCTCAGATCCAGGGAGCATTAACTGCAGTGAGAGCCATTCTCAGCCGTGTAACATTGGAAAGACATTGAGAGCGTTTGTCCAGTGAACCATCTGCAGGTTGCTGCAGCAGCCTGAACTCTTTAGGTGTGGCTCTTCAACTGTGATGTTGATGGACAAGGCTTGTTGCTGGTAGTCGAGGCTTCAGAGCACTCCCTGCCTGAAACATCCTCGTACCACTGTGGCAGGGCTCCTTCCCTAACATTCTAATCTCATGCTGAGCAGCTAGCAATACATATCAGGTTTAATTAAAGCCCCTTGTGCAGTCTCGTGGATAGCAATGCATGAAGCAATGACCTCCTTACACCAGTGAACATGGAAATCCCACAGCTTTGAGAAAAACCAGGTCCACATTTGAATCCACACATTCTGTAGTAAATGGGGCTCTAGCCTTAGAAGTAAAAAAACGGAAGTGTGGTGCAGACTCTTGCCTGCACCAGTGCAGCTCTCACGAGGACAAATCACcctcttgattggcacctcagcCACCACCCTAAACGCTGATCTCCCGTCACCACTGGCgcgcagtggctgcagtgtggaccacCTACTGCAGTTCCTCACCCgaaggcacctcccaaacccgtgacctctGCCACcgagaaggtcaagggcagcagggcACGTGACAATAGCAGGCTGCACacccatcctgacctggaaatatatcgccgttccttcattgtcactgggtctaactccttGAACTCCCTCCCCGGTTCCTCTGTCTATCTTCTCCCGGAGAGCTGCAGCACTTTAGTAAGGGCCACCTTCTCAGAGTCAAAGAGCGATGGGCAACAAATTTTGGCCTCACTGATGATGCCCAGATTCTAaagtaatgaataaataaataattcttcCAAGGAAGGCAAATAGGAGGGAAGAACAGTGGAGGGAGACAAGCCATAATTCTACCTCACCACCCTTGCATGACATTCCAAGTGAAATACCATTGACCCATCCTGGTTTGAGGAACGTTGTGTTTGTGATTTACTAAACAGTAATAAATACATAAAGACTATGAAAAACTTCAAAATTTTAAAGAGTGGCAATCTTGTCAAGTTAGTAGCACCAAGTAAGGAGTCATGTGCATGTCCTGAGGCGTATATTCATTTAAGGTTACACAGGAGCACCATGGGGGAGGGGATTGTGACTATGTTCCACCCtccagtgtcctgccattaagcAAGCATCTGGATTAAGCAGAATCAGTAacgggatcagaatcagatttgttatcactgatttatattgacatgaaatgtgttgttttgcggcagcagtacggtgcaaagacataaaattgctagaatttacaaaaataaataaatagtgcaaagaaaaggaataacaaggtagtgttcatgggttcatagaccattcagaaatctgatggcggaggggaagaagctgtttctaaatcattgagtgtgggtcatcaggctcctgtacctcctccccgatggtagtaacaagaagagggc contains the following coding sequences:
- the gdf5 gene encoding growth/differentiation factor 5, giving the protein MELLRKLALLICYLGCFGDLPGSEPAALGDPSRGGRKSQTGLRQGIAGAAPSKRNPAGKGPNLGAGRWSPGVGRGSAGVRAAASDRVRPGEGEKGKGEGGGRRRLKGATGSPQVTPHDYMLFLYKTLSVTQRSGFNGSLPQAATLANTVTSFVDRGQDDRHPFVRKQKYIFNISAMEKEGLLGAELRILRTRPVDRRRVRTPGNVYTLRLSKCPTDRQKPIVVDSRSVDPLDTPKWEVFNIWKLFRMSRKEQPLTQLCFELEALDRGRTVDLRSLGFSRVERQTKEKALLLVSGRTKKRDLFFNEVKARSGQDDKTVYEFLFNQRRKRRAPHTSRQTKGKKAKPRCTRRPLHVNFKEMGWDDWIIAPLDYEAYHCEGVCDFPLRSHLEPTNHAIIQTLMNSMDPESTPPSCCVPTKLSPISILYIDSANNVVYKQYEDMVVESCGCR